The nucleotide sequence GGTCAGCGAACTTTGCCCGCACGTATTTCACAATTAAGGCTGCGCTTTCCGCCCGGGCCTGGACCCCTCGATGATCAAAGTGGGTGTTCAGCACATAGAATTGCTTGCCCGACTGACGATCTTTCAGCTTGACCCAACTGGCGATTCGCGGGAGGGCAGCATCCCAGCCCTTGCTGCCAACTTCATCAGGAGTCGACGAGAGCCAGAATGTCGACTTTTCCTGCAGTTCAAAACGGTCCCGGCGGTAGAAGATCGGCGAAAACTCCCCCGCCGCCTTGCCGTCATCACGACCGACTCCGTATGCGTCCATGTGGGTGAGTCGTTCTTTCAGGTCCTCAAGCTGCCCGGCCAGAACCTCCTGAAACCCGGCGATATCGGTCTGGTTGTCAGCAACGATCCTGGCCAGCCAATCCTTGCGGTTCGGCCATGCGTTCACGCCATCGCGAGGAGTGTTGAGACGGATGTTCCACGACATCACCGTCACGGTTTGAGCGAAGCTCGTTTGCACCATCGTGGTCAGAACGATCAAAGCGAGCAGGAGCGCTTTCATGGAATGGGTTCCTTGTCTGCCCGCCGCGGAACCCAAAAAGGGCCGACGGCTAGTTGGTTTCTACGTCTCAACACTAGCAGATCGTATCGGGAGGACTTGGCGGTGTCGCCCGGGAAACGTGAACTCAGAGAGTCGGCTGGAATTCTGGCTGGAGACGGATCGTCTGGCGACCGGTTGAGAACATGTATTTCACGACAAGCTCAATCGTTTGCTCCGTGAACTCGGGTTTGAACTGTTGGTCGGACAGTTGTGCCAGTCCTGCCTCGATTCCGAAACTCGCTGTTTTTCACATCACCGTCCCACTTCGAGCGTTGAAAGCGTATTCGATGAGTGAAGGATCGGCATCGACATTCTGGCGATAGCGAACCAGGAAAGCATCGATGCAGGCTTGTAGCCAATCCACCAGCTTTGAGTCGTGCTGCCCTTCACCGATTGAAATCCAATGACCAATCCCGTGCAATCCGCTGGTAACGCAAGCAACGCTTTTGCAGTTGATTGCCGCCCAAAGCACGCTGACACAATCGTCTTGGAATTCTGGATACGTCTGCAAAAGACTGATGCCGTCCATGTCCCACATCATGTAGACCGCACGACAGAGTGGGTCTGTTTCTTGTGCGTCGTCCGACACGGAGATGCAGATCGGGTCCAAGAGGTTCGTGTAGAAAGTTCCGATTGCACGTACACAGCGACGGCGAATGGAGTCAGGAACAGATGGGTTCATTGCATCATGCCATGAACCGTGAGGACCACAAATATTCCAGATGCCCGCTGCCAGCTGTTCTCGTGTGAATTTCATGGCCAGAAACTCAGGGTACTCGAATAGCCGAGCGTAATACTCGGCCAAATCTTGACTGGATAATCGCCAGTCTTCGTCCTCATCCGAGAGCTCTTCACCTGACTCGGTAAACAAGGACTCAACCCATTTTTCGAACTCGGGCAGCTGACCTGATGCTTCAGTTTCATTCATGGTTGGACGTCTGTGGTTCGGAGGCAAAATTTGCATTCGAAACGCCAAGAACATGTTTGGGGCAAGCTCACCGCTTTGAATCGCCAGCTGAAGTCCCCGACGAATGTGGGCTTGCGGCAGGCGATCACATCGTTTCCAGGAAGTTGACAATTTAGCCACGCGGCTCCCTCCCCTGCCAGGAAGGACAGCAACTCGTTCTAGGACGACATAGGAGGGCACCTGCGGAGCCCATCATGGTTATCGTGGTTAATACTTGTTGTCATGTCCGTCTGGGTGGGGACCGCTGCTGAGTAACCGAGGTAGAGGTGTGGGGTCGATTCCAATCGCTTGGAAGTTTGGGCTCGCGGTATTGCTGTTTGTTTCTGACACTCCTTGCTTGGGGGGATTTTCCGCAAAAGCTGAGGGAAGAAGTCGAACATGGTCGTCGGACTATCGAACGTCATTCGAGTCGAGTGGGACGGCACTGTGGAGGTGGCCTGCCCCGTTTTTTCAACAAACAGAAACGGGCTGGCCAGTTGGCCAACCCTTGGCCAGCCGGTGGCCAGTCCCATGTGCTGCAGTGGTTACACTTTAAGCGTTTTGAGCGGACTGGCCGGGCTGGCCAGCGGATTTCGGCAAGCGGCATTTCCCCGTTCGCGATGTTCCTGACTCGGCAGGTTGCTACTCGTGAAATTCTGAGGATCAACTGAACCAGGAAAAGTGAAAAGGTCGGACATCCAAACAGGTTGAAACCTGGGACAGGCAACGCGGATGGAGAGAGTCCCCGTTGTTCAGGGTGGGCAGTTTCACCTTCCCGCCCGCCTGAGGCTGGGGGAGAGGGGAGCCAATCTTGAGAACCGTTCAGGGTCACACGTTCCGCTCTGCAGAGGCGACAAGTCGCTTTGATGGAAAAAGGGTTATTTGACAATTCGGAAAGAATCGTGCCTCTTCCGTGGCTCATCGTACGGGCGCGGGAAGAGGCGACCGCTGATGCTCAGCCGCTCGTTGGATTGTCGCGGTCGCTTGGCGGATTCAGTCGTTCGAAGTGATTTTCACGACGTCGTCATAGACTCTGCGTTCCCAGCCGGTCACGTTGCCTTCCGGATTCAACAACGGAAAGATCTGAACGGGTGAGAGTTCTACTTGCCAGCGTCCATTCGAATCGGGGGTCACATTGACCTCAAGGTGTCCGTAATGCTTTCCGCCCGAGATGAGCTGTCTGCCGTTCCAGGACTCTGGGGCATCCTCATGGGCCAGGAACTTCCTGTGCGGATTGTCAAACCCGACGGAAGGTCCGCGAAGACCATCACCGCCAATACCGACATCGTAAAAGTGGATCGTGTGAGGTCTGCTCGTCCCATCGGTCAGGGTTTCCACGCCGTTTGTCTGTGACCGTTCCAGCATTTCGTCATGGCCGGAAAAGACCACATCGACTCCATAGCGGAAGAATAGTGGCTCGAGGACTCGCATGGGGATTCCTGCCTGACCTGAAAATTTTTCGTTGCCGAACGGGATGCTGTGCGGGCCGGATCCGTACATCGTGTGATGGAACTGCACGAAGGTAAAACGGCTTGTTTTCTGTGTTTCCGCCAGTTGTTGTTCGAGCCAGCGGTATTGTTCGGAGCCCGGATTGAAGTCGGGCGCGTTGCTCCCTTCGAGATTATGGTTCGTATCGGCCGCTGACTTATGAGGAAGGCCGTCGCTCGAATCCAAGGTGATAATCGAAATCGGACCATAGTCGATGCGGTAGTAGCGACCCGCATGTTTCGAGTTCGTCGCCTGATTGGAGGGGGCCTCAAAGTAGGTCAGGAACTTGTCGGTGGCGAAGTTGGCTCCTTCCGCCGAATAGCCTCCACCGGGACCGGCGAAGTTCTCGTGGTTGCCGATGGCGGGGATGAGCGGCACATTCGAAGCAATCGCTCCGTAGTCTCCGGCGTTATGTCGCCAGAACTCGTCCCAGTCGCGTTGTTCGCCCCCTGTTTCGACCAGATCCCCTGTGACGAGAATCAGGTCTGGATTTCGGGCGGTCATGATGTGGATGTTCTGGCGATAGCCCGTCGTCTGATCGGTGACGTACTTCAGGATGTCTGTGGGGCGATTGCTGCGAGGGTTCACAGGCCAGTCGACCGGTGGGCTGGATGTTGATTCCGGCTCGGTTTCGGGGTCCGAATAGACCATGAATCGGACGGGATGATCTCTGTCAGGGGCCGTTTGAAACGTACCGGACCGCCGATCCGCTCCTTGAGTCACCTGGTAAGAATAACGGGTTCCCAATTTGAGACCGGTCACGCGAATACGGTGGATCCATGGCAGTCCGGGATGAGGGCCGCCCGGTTCTTCTGCGAAGGGGCTGTACGCGAGGGAATCGGCTTTGGTGGGCTGAGACACAAATCGCTTCAGGCCATCGGGGGTCTCCACCATCAACTCGCCGGGTGTTTCGTCTTCCGACAACCAGCGAATGGTCATGGCGTCCTTCGCAGGATTCTGAAGATACGGACGCACACGAAACGAGTCAGCTCGCAGATCGCTCTGTGTCAGTAATCCCAACACCATCGCTGCAAGAAATACGTGTTGCTTGAACATCAGGGCGTTCGTCCCCATCTCGAATTGGTAGTAACGACAAAACCAGGGTGTGCTACCCTGGCTTTCATGAGCGTGTCGTGCTGAGCTTCGCGTCAGCGGTTGCAGAGCGATACTCGCCTGGGGGCGAGTATTCGATCAGAGTCAGTCTGCCACCGGTTCAATGAGTGGGAACCAGGGGCAACTTCGCCGTTTCACCGTCTGCCCGCAAATGGGGCCCAAGTGGCAACGACCGATTGGACAACCCTACGGGAATGAACGGACGGATTCTCGTCATTCAAGTGGGATGGCTTTCTCGGCTTTCTTCCTCTCTGCTTCGGTGAGCGGTTCCAGTTCGATGTCGAACGGATTGTTCCCCGCGACCACTTCGAGCTTCAGTTCCGAATTGGCCCCCGTATAGCGAGGTGGGATCGGGAACGGTGCTTCGTAGCCAAGAGGCCACTCGAGCAGGACGGTCGTGGGGCCGATTTTGGTTCCCGGCTCGCCTTTGACGTACTCAACTCGATAAAAGCCGTTTACGTCAGTCTTGGCCGTGGCAGCCCGACCAACTTCCGGCTTGAACAGCAGGATCAGGTTTTCGACGGGATCCCCTTCCATTGTCACCGTTCCGGTCACCTTGCCGAGAGGGGGCCGGTCGGCTCCCCCGCAGCCGATCGTCGTGATGACACATCCGGCCCAGAGCAAGCCTAAAGCAAAAGTCTTCTGATTGAACATCGATTTTCCGCTGCAAGGTTTCAAAGGGCGGAAAGCACCGACGACGCTAGTCGATGCTTTCCGCCGACAGGACTAGAAGAACATTCGGGTACGAAATCTTTGCCTTAGAAGTCGCCCACGATTTGTCCATCGTTTCGTGCCGCCAGGCGGGCGAACGTCGTGGTCACACAGCCGAAAGGAACCGGCGCTGTGGCGGAGGAGAGCTTCAGATAGTCGATGTTCTCGCTAATCAGTCGCACAGAACCATCAGCCAGAACGAAATGTGCTCCCCCGACGTGGTTGCTACTGAAACCGCGTCGATCGTGTTGGAGGCCGATGGTGGCATTGATGCCGTTATAGGTCAGCCCCAATACGTTCATGGCTGCCGATTTCACATTGGCGGAAGATCCCTGGTCAACGACGGCGGCCGAGAAGCCAAAGACGTTTGCTGCTCCAACGGTCATGCCCTTGTACTGCCAGGCACGTTCGCCAACCAGCAACGTGTTGCTACTGCCATCGGTGATATCCCGCAGCCCCACATTCCCATTCTGAAAACCGACTCCCAGTGGCTGATTCAACGACTGGGCCGGGTCACGAACTTGTGGGGTCGTACTGTCTCCTGGGCCAGCGACCATCACGTAGTTCGATACTGAAATGGGAACGAGATTGCCGTTCGCGTCTTGCAGGCTGGCGATATACCAGTTCGTCGTCGTTGCTCCCGTGGTCATCGTGTCGACATAGTTATTCGTCTGTGGTCCAACGTCCGAAGCACATCGAAAAACAGCGAGCTTATTCTGGAGGACACTTGGATTGACCGCCAGTGCCGTTTCCAGCAGGTTGTTGCCGGCATTGAGCTGGCTGTACAGCGGTGCCTGATCGATGTAGGGGAGGATAAACGTACCCCAGCTCCATAGGCTGCGCTCGCCCGATGTAATGTTGAATGCCGTCTTGGCGATGTACCCCGGAGGGAATTGGTTGTAGGCATCGTGATAGTTGTGCATCGCGAGGCCAATTTGCTTGAGACTGTTTTTGCACTGGGTTCTACGTGCTGCTTCCCGCGCCTGTTGCACCGCAGGCAGCAGGAGAGCGATCAGGACTGCGATGATCGCAATGACCACCAGCAATTCAATCAGAGTAAAACCATGTCGACCGCGCCGCTTTTCTCTCATCGAAATCTCCAGAACATAAAAGACAGGACTACAAACAGAACAAATTGACATGACTTGGCTACAGCAGGACGTCATCGAACGATTCGTCCCACTCTATGATTGAGATGACGCTGGACCAGAAAACGGACTCGGTCGCAGCCTTGATGTATGGCGTTAGTGCTCCCGTTGGGGCTCAGGGACACGACGATGAAAAGGTCTGTCCGATCTCAGTCGCAGCGACGACGCCTTCGACCGCAATGACCGGCCAGGGTTCCAGGATGCAGAAACGATGTGAGTCACCTGATTATACGCATCCGGACTTCAGAAGCGGCAACCGGGGGGACACAGTCAGCGTTCTGCCCCGCAAGGAAGTTACGTTCTCGCGATGGGCCACCACGCTGTAAGAGATAGAAGTGTTGCAGGCTCGTTCATCGCAGAAAAACGGACCAGCGTCCCGACCTGGAAATAAGAGACCAGGGTTTGCGAAGGACGCGGCTCCCTAAAAATAAGCAGCATACCAATCCTCAGGCGACATTTGAGAAGCGTATCGGTAATCATCCGGAGTGGCGGATGGGTTGAACTGCAGAATCCCGACTCATTGGAACGGACAAGACAAATGAATTGCGTAAGGCGAAGTGTTTATTCAGCAACGCGCGACGATCAGATGATCGCCTGCAGGTGTAAGCCGACTGGAAATGAATTTCATCGCGAAGACAGGCAGGGAAAGCGATTGCGATACGACCGGCGGAAGAAGAAAACCCGAAAAGGCTCTTGCTCCGCCGCATCCAATTTCTGACCAGTCACTACCAGTCGTCGAATGATTCGAGCGTCTCATTCTCTGATTATCATCTGAACATTCATGGCCCAGTTGAATCGCTGTTCAGTACTATGACGCTAGCATTTTGAAGCTGAGGCCGCAACCCTCATGTTAATTTCTTCACGCGAACTTAATGAAACCCGAAGTTGCACTCGCGCACACTTCCTGTCAGGTAGTAGCCCCGTAATTGAAACGCTGTCACTCCAGGAGAATGGGCCGGTTAGATCAGGTGAAATCAGAGGGGTGACCGATCTCAAGCGATGGCCTCGACACTTCACCGAGCGAAGAGAAGTGGGCTCATCGTTTGAAAAACAGGGCGGGCCGAAGTGATTCTCTCGCCAACCCGACTGTCAGGTGCTGGGACCTTGAGCCAGTGTCGTGGAGATCTGCCCTTGGCCTACCTTAAAGCACGGTGTTATTGAGCTCTAACTGACGCTGAATCTGTTCGAGCGACTGGGGTGAGCCGTTGACCGCCAGTACAAACACGTTGTCCCCTTCGTTCCACGCCATCCACACTCGTCGCGGGATATACTGAATCCGGGCGGCGGAAATCGGAGCCACGGGGGTGACTCCCCAGCTTGATTTAGGGACGACCATCAGCCACCCTTCTTCTGACGGGCCGCGCTTGGCACGGATTTCCAGTCGCTTTGCGGGAATCGTCAGCCGGGAGCTCGCCAGATGCACCTGCTGCCACGGGTGGTCGATGATCTGAGTCAGCGATGACCAGCTGCGAGGGAGGCGTGCTTCCGTATTTGACGGGCTTAGACTCTGGCGGTCCAGTTGTTCCCACAGGGACGTGACATTCGCGGGTGTCAGAATCGGGTTCGGGCGCTGTTGCTGACCCCACCAGAAGGCGGCAGCAAAAATGCACAGTGTGCAGACCACGGTGAATGTTCGAAGCGGACTAAACCAGCGCCGAATAGCTGCTGGGGTTGGTTTGGCCACGGTGGGTTCCGGGCTGTGGTCCTGAAGTACGGAGGTCAGGCGTTGTGCGAAGCCGGTTGGGATTTCGACCTGATTCATCGCAGGCCGAATCTGCGCGTCCCACTGCTCGATCAACTCATAGGCCTGTCGGCAGGCCGGGCAGGTCGCCAGGTGCTTGTGAAGCTCACCTTGTGAGAAATCGTGTCCCCCATGATCGGGATGCGCGAGCAGATCGAGCAGGGACTCAACCTCGGCGCAGTTCATAGTGCGACCTTCTCTCGATAATTTCTGCCGCCGACTTCCGTCTCTTCCGAAAGACGCCGCCGCAGGAAAGCTTTCGCCCTGGAAAGGCGACTCATCACGGTTCCAATCGGAAGTTGCATCTGTTCCGCGATTTCCTGATAACTGAATTCTTCAAAGTAAAACAGGATCAGCGGAGAACGATGTTCTTCCGGTAATTCCATCAGCGCCCGTTGCAGTTCGTCAGGGTCCACGAGCGAATCGGGGGGATCCTGGAGCGAAAGTGAATCGACGACCCCTTCCAGAGGCTGCGTCCTTCCCCGATGTCGTCGAGTCGTCAGGAAGGCGTTCCTCAGGATCGAACAGAGCCATCCTTTGGCCGCATTGCAGTCGCGAAGCTGATCGCACTTCTGCTGGGCCGTCAGGAATGTCTGCTGAGTCAAATCTTCTGCGTCGACTGCATTTCCTGTCAGGCGATACGCGTAGCGATAGAGCAATTCAGCGAATTGCTCGACCAACTCGGCAATCTGAACGGGACACGAGCCTTCAGACATAAGGGACCTCAACCTATCAGAGACGCTGTCGTGATCAAAAAATTCCCTGACCAGTTCAAAATTTTTCGTTAAGGGGGATTGATGGGGATGCGCCCTCCCCTTCCCGCGAAACGAGTGTCCGCCCTGACGACTGTATCCTAACACGACACGTTCCCCCGGGTTACCGTCAGCGGGTGGAATTGTACGCGCTTCAGAAACGGTCGTTGCACCCAATCTTGTTGCGGCCTGTTTTCCGACTTAGACTGGGGTGCCGTTTGCGAATCGGAACGGGACCTTGGTGCATTGTCGTCGGCGTGACCACTTGTATCGCGGGCTCGTTATCTCGCATCCGGTTTGCGGCTTCCTGTGGAGATCATTCGCGATGTCTTCCGCTCTTATTTCCCGACGTGACCTCCTGTGGCAGTACGGTGGTGGTCTGGGCGGAGTTGCTCTCGCCAGCCTGTGTGATCGAGAACTCGCTGCAAACACCGGAAGTACGTTTGCCGTCACGGGGGCCCGGGCGAACCGGGGCGTTCTGGACGTTTTGCATGTTCCCCCCAAAGCGACTCGCGTTGTTCAGTTTTTTATGGCGGGGGCCGCCAGTCACATTGATCTGTATGACCATAAGCCCGAACTGGAAAAGCGAAACGGCCAGCCGTGGGACCCGGGCGAAAAAGTCGAGCTGTTTCAGAACGGACACGGAGCAACCTTCGCACCACCGTGGAAATGGAATTCCTACGGCGAGTGTGGAAAAGAACTGTCGGAGATCAGTGCTCCCCTGGGATCCGTGGTGGATGAGGTGGCCTTTATCCACAACCTGGTTGGCAAAACAGGAGTTCACAGTTCCGCGACGCTGCTGCAGGCAACAGGCTTTCAGATGCCCGGCTTCCCGGGAATGGGAGCGTGGGTCAGCTATGGCCTGGGAAGTATGAACGACAACCTGCCGACGTTTGTTGTGATGCCGGATCATCGCGGCTTTCCCTCAAACGGTCAGAAGAACTGGGATTCGGCATTCCTTCCCGCGCTGCACCAGGGGACACTGATTCGCCCCGGCGCGGTGAATCCGATCGAGGATCTGTTCCCGATCGAGGGGCTGGTGTCGAAAGAGGCAGACGCGGCTGGCCTGAGTGTCATGAACCGGCTCAATCGACTTCACGCAGAATCCAGGACGGGCGACTCAAGGCTGGAAGCGAGGATCAAGTCCTACGAGCTTGCCGCCCGTATGCAACTGGCCGCGCCAGAAGCTCTCGAGATCACCAACGAACCTCAGCACATTCTGAGGATGTATGGTCTGGACCAGGGCGGGGGCGAGTTCCCCAAGGAGATCAACGTTCCAGAAGAGACAGACATCTTTGGGCGGAAATGCCTGATTGCCCGCAGGCTGCTCGAACGGGGTGTTCGGTTCGTTCAGATCTGGTCGGGCTGCGA is from Schlesneria sp. DSM 10557 and encodes:
- a CDS encoding endonuclease/exonuclease/phosphatase family protein; its protein translation is MKALLLALIVLTTMVQTSFAQTVTVMSWNIRLNTPRDGVNAWPNRKDWLARIVADNQTDIAGFQEVLAGQLEDLKERLTHMDAYGVGRDDGKAAGEFSPIFYRRDRFELQEKSTFWLSSTPDEVGSKGWDAALPRIASWVKLKDRQSGKQFYVLNTHFDHRGVQARAESAALIVKYVRAKFADHPVILTGDFNTTPDSEPYRTITGAGIEGRSVFRDTYANSAQKPEGPDSTWNGFTAIVPGQRIDFVFTTESVKTLRTRILDDQKEGRFPSDHLPVVAELRLGAE
- a CDS encoding metallophosphoesterase codes for the protein MFKQHVFLAAMVLGLLTQSDLRADSFRVRPYLQNPAKDAMTIRWLSEDETPGELMVETPDGLKRFVSQPTKADSLAYSPFAEEPGGPHPGLPWIHRIRVTGLKLGTRYSYQVTQGADRRSGTFQTAPDRDHPVRFMVYSDPETEPESTSSPPVDWPVNPRSNRPTDILKYVTDQTTGYRQNIHIMTARNPDLILVTGDLVETGGEQRDWDEFWRHNAGDYGAIASNVPLIPAIGNHENFAGPGGGYSAEGANFATDKFLTYFEAPSNQATNSKHAGRYYRIDYGPISIITLDSSDGLPHKSAADTNHNLEGSNAPDFNPGSEQYRWLEQQLAETQKTSRFTFVQFHHTMYGSGPHSIPFGNEKFSGQAGIPMRVLEPLFFRYGVDVVFSGHDEMLERSQTNGVETLTDGTSRPHTIHFYDVGIGGDGLRGPSVGFDNPHRKFLAHEDAPESWNGRQLISGGKHYGHLEVNVTPDSNGRWQVELSPVQIFPLLNPEGNVTGWERRVYDDVVKITSND
- a CDS encoding DUF1559 domain-containing protein; the protein is MREKRRGRHGFTLIELLVVIAIIAVLIALLLPAVQQAREAARRTQCKNSLKQIGLAMHNYHDAYNQFPPGYIAKTAFNITSGERSLWSWGTFILPYIDQAPLYSQLNAGNNLLETALAVNPSVLQNKLAVFRCASDVGPQTNNYVDTMTTGATTTNWYIASLQDANGNLVPISVSNYVMVAGPGDSTTPQVRDPAQSLNQPLGVGFQNGNVGLRDITDGSSNTLLVGERAWQYKGMTVGAANVFGFSAAVVDQGSSANVKSAAMNVLGLTYNGINATIGLQHDRRGFSSNHVGGAHFVLADGSVRLISENIDYLKLSSATAPVPFGCVTTTFARLAARNDGQIVGDF
- a CDS encoding RNA polymerase sigma factor — translated: MSEGSCPVQIAELVEQFAELLYRYAYRLTGNAVDAEDLTQQTFLTAQQKCDQLRDCNAAKGWLCSILRNAFLTTRRHRGRTQPLEGVVDSLSLQDPPDSLVDPDELQRALMELPEEHRSPLILFYFEEFSYQEIAEQMQLPIGTVMSRLSRAKAFLRRRLSEETEVGGRNYREKVAL
- a CDS encoding DUF1501 domain-containing protein, whose translation is MSSALISRRDLLWQYGGGLGGVALASLCDRELAANTGSTFAVTGARANRGVLDVLHVPPKATRVVQFFMAGAASHIDLYDHKPELEKRNGQPWDPGEKVELFQNGHGATFAPPWKWNSYGECGKELSEISAPLGSVVDEVAFIHNLVGKTGVHSSATLLQATGFQMPGFPGMGAWVSYGLGSMNDNLPTFVVMPDHRGFPSNGQKNWDSAFLPALHQGTLIRPGAVNPIEDLFPIEGLVSKEADAAGLSVMNRLNRLHAESRTGDSRLEARIKSYELAARMQLAAPEALEITNEPQHILRMYGLDQGGGEFPKEINVPEETDIFGRKCLIARRLLERGVRFVQIWSGCDNGFPRRNWDSHEDVPRDHGPLALGMSRGAAALIADLKQRGMLDDTIIHWTTEFGRMPCAQGGLGRDHNPFVFTNWLAGGGIKGGTTYGESDEWGYKPLDRANPTQVYDIHATMLHLLGIDHTRLTLRHNGIDRRLTDVHGHVIQEILA